A genomic window from Silene latifolia isolate original U9 population chromosome Y, ASM4854445v1, whole genome shotgun sequence includes:
- the LOC141626338 gene encoding LOW QUALITY PROTEIN: protein DWD HYPERSENSITIVE TO UV-B 1-like (The sequence of the model RefSeq protein was modified relative to this genomic sequence to represent the inferred CDS: inserted 1 base in 1 codon) gives MISSLPQLLVLDNLPVGTKERKVARVIYSKHFKYLPYKRQQEESVPRILHHRELASCALPCRIPSVSRMSSVHQMNQRSLSKSLLAAKLGASPWPQLHRISEISSFKNEESKIFRPRQFEYHPSNSSLMAFGTLDGEVVVINHGNKKHVAYMPNFGASXSILGLCWLKKYPSKVLGGSDNGLLRLYDINDSSSKGSDSYQQRANSITFDSFEQLTSVHINSTDELCVVSGCTKNIAMYDMVTGKRFELFNNLHQEPINVAKFANHSPFMFATSSIDRKVKMWHLRQGMIRPCYSAISSRGNVMVCFSPDDHYLLVSAVDNEVKQLLALDGRLDIDFGIASRGSSHNYTRSYYMNGRDYIISGSSDEHVVRVCCAQTGRRLRDVHFEGRASDKSMFVQSLRSDPFREFNMSILASYGQSNSKCVIIKFGHIELFLGLHIPQSKFKLLYQ, from the exons ATGATTTCTTCATTGCCTCAACTCCTGGTTTTAGACAATTTACCAGTAGGAACGAAGGAAAGAAAAGTAGCCAGGGTGATATATTCAAAACATTTCAAGTATTTACCATACAAAAGACAGCAAGAGGAGAGTGTTCCTCGTATCCTTCATCATCGTGAACTTGCATCTTGTGCATTACCTTGTCGGATACCTTCAGTGTCAAGAATGTCATCAGTTCATCAGATGAATCAACGAAGTCTTTCAAAGTCTCTTTTGGCAGCTAAGCTAGGTGCCTCACCTTGGCCTCAGTTGCATCGCATCTCTGAAATTAGCAGCTTTAAAAATGAGGAAAGCAAGATCTTTCGGCCTAGGCAATTTGAGTACCATCCTTCTAACTCTAGCCTAATGGCTTTCGGGACTCTTGATGGAGAGGTGGTGGTGATCAACCACGGGAACAAGAAGCATGTTGCTTATATGCCAAACTTTGGAGCAA CTAGCATTTTAGGACTATGCTGGCTCAAGAAGTATCCATCCAAG GTGCTTGGAGGTTCTGACAATGGTTTGTTGAGATTGTACGACATTAATGACTCTTCGTCAAAGGGTTCAGATTCCTATCAACAAAGAGCCAATTCAATCACCTTTGATAGCTTTGAGCAGTTAACTTCGGTTCATATAAACTCAACAGATGAACTGTGTGTCGTTAGTGGTTGTACGAAAAACATCGCTATGTATGATATGGTCACAGGAAAACGGTTTGAGTTATTTAACAATTTACACCAGGAACCGATAAATGTAGCCAAGTTTGCAAACCATTCTCCATTCATGTTTGCAACTTCATCAATTGACCGTAAAGTCAAGATGTGGCATCTTAGACAAGGGATGATTCGACCTTGTTACTCGGCTATTAGCTCAAGGGGCAATGTCATGGTCTGCTTCTCCCCTGATGACCACTATCTGCTAGTCTCAGCTGTTGATAATGAG GTTAAGCAGCTTTTGGCACTAGACGGGAGACTTGACATAGATTTTGGCATAGCTTCACGTGGTAGTTCACATAATTATACCCGTTCATATTATATGAACGGGAGGGACTATATCATTAGTGGCAGTTCAGATGAGCATGTTGTGCGCGTTTGCTGTGCTCAGACGGGAAGGCGGTTGAGAGATGTCCATTTTGAG GGAAGAGCTTCAGATAAGTCTATGTTTGTGCAGTCTTTGAGGAGTGATCCCTTCAGG GAGTTTAACATGAGTATCTTAGCATCTTATGGCCAATCAAACTCAAAATGTGTGATAATCAAG TTTGGACACATTGAGCTTTTTCTTGGTTTACACATCCCACAAAGCAAATTCAAGCTTCTATATCAATGA